A single Tamandua tetradactyla isolate mTamTet1 chromosome X, mTamTet1.pri, whole genome shotgun sequence DNA region contains:
- the BEX2 gene encoding protein BEX2, which yields MASKEEHVGGNLNMNDAYQEKEEMDEKEQDANKGEPLALPFEAGENCMPRGNRRRFRMRQPFLQYRWDMIQGLGGSQARVREENMQRIREEVRELLEKLREKQFSHSLRAVSTDPPHHEHHDEFCLMP from the coding sequence ATGGCGTCCAAAGAGGAACATGTGGGGGGAAATCTCAACATGAATGATGCCTaccaggaaaaagaagaaatggatgaaaaGGAGCAAGACGCTAATAAAGGCGAGCCCTTGGCACTCCCTTTCGAAGCTGGTGAAAACTGTATGCCTAGAGGAAATCGTAGGCGGTTCCGCATGAGGCAGCCCTTCCTGCAGTATAGATGGGACATGATTCAAGGGCTTGGGGGGTCACAGGCAAGGGTGAGAGAAGAAAATATGCAAAGGATTAGGGAAGAGGTGAGAGAGCTGTTGGAAAAGCTGAGGGAAAAGCAGTTCAGTCATAGTTTACGGGCAGTTAGCACTGACCCCCCTCACCATGAGCATCATGATGAGTTTTGCCTTATGCCATGA